In Shouchella patagoniensis, the following are encoded in one genomic region:
- a CDS encoding lipoate--protein ligase family protein — protein sequence MNSPVTSLPQPWRLIDNSKDYIDQSAFKSFAFDDMLCTLSGKKNVSSLRFWVHNQTVVLGTQDTRLAHIQDAIAFLEKQNNRVIVRNSGGLAVYLDEGVLNISLIFPGKADFSIDDGYEQMVTLIRTMFPGLLIETGEIIGSYCPGSYDLSINGRKFAGISQRRIRGGIAVQIYLCVSGSGPTRAGYIKKMYDLAVADSTPNFDYPHIQPEVMASINELTGCQYTVHDVVELAKKASHELGMNLEDTQLSPEEELLFESQLERVIDRHNRCLRS from the coding sequence ATGAATTCACCAGTTACTAGTCTACCCCAACCGTGGAGACTTATTGATAATAGCAAGGATTATATCGATCAAAGTGCATTTAAATCATTCGCTTTTGATGATATGTTGTGCACTCTTTCCGGGAAAAAAAATGTCTCTTCCCTTCGCTTCTGGGTTCATAATCAAACCGTAGTACTTGGTACTCAAGACACACGATTAGCCCATATTCAAGATGCAATTGCTTTTTTAGAAAAACAAAACAATCGAGTAATCGTTCGTAATTCAGGTGGTCTTGCTGTTTACTTGGACGAAGGTGTTTTAAACATTTCTCTTATATTTCCTGGAAAAGCAGACTTTTCAATTGATGATGGATACGAACAAATGGTCACGCTTATTCGGACGATGTTTCCAGGACTTTTAATTGAGACAGGCGAAATTATCGGGTCTTATTGCCCTGGCAGTTACGATCTTAGTATCAATGGTAGGAAATTTGCTGGTATCTCTCAGAGACGTATTCGTGGAGGGATTGCCGTCCAAATTTATTTGTGTGTTAGCGGCAGCGGACCTACTCGAGCAGGTTATATTAAAAAAATGTACGATCTCGCCGTAGCTGATAGTACACCCAATTTTGATTACCCGCATATTCAACCAGAAGTAATGGCGTCGATTAATGAACTAACAGGGTGCCAATATACCGTTCACGATGTCGTCGAACTTGCAAAAAAAGCTTCACACGAGCTTGGTATGAACTTAGAAGATACTCAACTTTCACCAGAAGAGGAACTGCTTTTCGAATCTCAATTAGAACGTGTAATTGATCGGCACAACCGCTGTTTACGATCATGA
- the pta gene encoding phosphate acetyltransferase, whose amino-acid sequence MSDLFADIKQQVGSLKPSIVLPEGTDERVLEAAVKLATDRIVEPIVIGNKDEISSLADKLNLIISDLTIYDPETYPHLDEMVDAFVARRKGKETEESARKLLKDVNYFGTMLVYMEKADGLVSGAAHSTGDTVRPALQIIKTQPGIKRTSGVFVMVKEDKKFVFGDCAINISPNEEELAEIATATADTAKLFNIDPKVAMLSFSTLGSASSQETQKVSAATKIAQESRPDLVIDGEFQFDAAFVPAVAQKKAPDSPLRGEANVFIFPSLESGNLGYKIAQRLGGYDAIGPILQGLNKPVNDLSRGCNVDDVYKLSLITAMQAITQKATQV is encoded by the coding sequence GTGAGCGATTTATTTGCTGACATAAAGCAGCAGGTAGGGTCTCTAAAGCCGAGCATTGTTTTGCCGGAAGGAACAGATGAACGGGTATTGGAAGCTGCAGTAAAGCTTGCTACCGATCGGATTGTTGAACCAATTGTGATAGGAAATAAAGACGAGATTTCGTCTCTTGCAGATAAACTGAACTTGATCATTTCTGATTTAACGATTTATGATCCAGAAACGTATCCCCATTTGGATGAAATGGTTGACGCTTTTGTTGCTCGACGTAAAGGGAAAGAAACGGAAGAGTCTGCACGCAAGCTTTTGAAAGATGTTAATTACTTCGGAACGATGCTTGTATATATGGAAAAAGCAGATGGTCTTGTTAGTGGGGCAGCCCATTCAACAGGAGATACTGTTCGTCCAGCTTTGCAAATCATAAAAACACAGCCAGGTATTAAACGTACATCAGGCGTGTTCGTGATGGTAAAAGAAGACAAGAAATTTGTGTTTGGTGACTGTGCCATTAATATTTCACCAAATGAAGAAGAACTTGCTGAAATTGCTACGGCTACAGCTGACACAGCTAAACTATTTAACATTGATCCAAAAGTTGCTATGCTTAGTTTTTCTACCCTTGGATCTGCATCTTCACAAGAAACGCAAAAAGTTTCTGCGGCAACGAAGATTGCACAAGAAAGCCGTCCTGATTTAGTCATTGATGGTGAATTCCAATTTGATGCAGCATTTGTGCCAGCTGTTGCTCAGAAAAAAGCACCAGACTCCCCGTTAAGAGGAGAGGCAAATGTATTCATTTTCCCGAGTCTTGAGTCAGGAAACTTAGGTTATAAAATCGCCCAACGCCTTGGTGGGTATGATGCAATTGGTCCGATCCTTCAAGGGTTGAACAAACCAGTAAACGATTTATCACGTGGATGCAATGTCGACGATGTGTATAAGTTAAGTTTAATCACGGCAATGCAAGCCATTACGCAAAAAGCAACACAAGTATAA